The following proteins come from a genomic window of Microbacterium sp. JZ31:
- a CDS encoding carbohydrate ABC transporter permease yields the protein MTTTTAPRLSWEERERRRVRRDAISSWILLAPSIILILLMVGYPAVQMVWQSFTDYQVRHKIQGTAPEFVGLDNYIKIITRSDFPEVVARTVGIMVVTTVLIMVLGVLVALLMTKIGRGMRITLSVGLLLAWAIPPLTASVVWGFIFDTQYGVVNWALNTVTGTQAWHNHSWLLNPWTFFLVLTIIVVWGAIPFVAFTTFAALGQVPRETIEAAEIDGAGGWARWWNVVFPAVRPVLGGLLILQIIWNMKLFTQVYALQSRGGIAADTNVLPVYLFRQGIGEFGATSAIGMLIVLIMLAISWFNLRQLLKEEDET from the coding sequence TTGACCACCACGACCGCCCCGCGCCTGAGCTGGGAGGAACGCGAGCGCCGCCGCGTGCGCCGCGACGCGATCTCGTCCTGGATCCTGCTCGCGCCGTCGATCATCCTGATCCTGCTGATGGTCGGCTACCCGGCCGTCCAGATGGTGTGGCAGTCGTTCACTGACTACCAGGTGCGCCACAAGATCCAGGGCACGGCGCCCGAGTTCGTCGGGCTCGACAACTACATCAAGATCATCACGCGCAGCGACTTCCCCGAGGTCGTCGCCCGCACGGTCGGGATCATGGTCGTCACCACCGTGCTGATCATGGTGCTGGGCGTGCTCGTCGCACTGCTCATGACCAAGATCGGCCGCGGCATGCGCATCACGCTGTCGGTCGGGCTGCTGCTGGCGTGGGCGATCCCGCCGCTGACGGCGAGCGTGGTGTGGGGGTTCATCTTCGACACGCAGTACGGCGTCGTGAACTGGGCGCTCAACACGGTCACCGGCACGCAGGCGTGGCACAACCACTCGTGGCTGCTGAACCCGTGGACGTTCTTCCTGGTGCTCACGATCATCGTGGTGTGGGGCGCGATCCCGTTCGTCGCCTTCACGACCTTCGCCGCTCTGGGCCAGGTGCCGCGCGAGACGATCGAGGCCGCCGAGATCGACGGCGCGGGCGGCTGGGCGCGGTGGTGGAACGTCGTGTTCCCGGCCGTGCGTCCCGTGCTGGGTGGGCTGCTCATCCTGCAGATCATCTGGAACATGAAGCTGTTCACGCAGGTGTACGCCCTGCAGAGCCGGGGCGGCATCGCCGCCGACACGAACGTGCTGCCGGTCTACCTGTTCCGCCAGGGCATCGGCGAGTTCGGCGCCACCAGTGCGATCGGCATGCTCATCGTGCTGATCATGCTCGCGATCAGCTGGTTCAACCTGCGCCAGCTCCTGAAGGAAGAGGACGAGACGTGA
- a CDS encoding alpha/beta fold hydrolase, with amino-acid sequence MPYVTTADGAEIFFKDWGSPDAQPIVFHHGWPLSSDDWDAQMLYFLGKGYRVIATDRRGHGRSSQIATGHDMDHYASDMNAVVEHLDLRDAIHIGHSTGGGQVARYVAQYGEPQGRVAKAVLVAAVPPLMLQTEANPEGTPLSVFDGFRSALAANRAEFFEAVASGPFYGFNRDGVTPSQPVIDNWWRQGMTGSALAHYEGIKAFSETDQTEDLKAISVPVFVIQGDDDQVVPYKAAALKQAELLSNATLKIYEGYPHGMLTTHADVINPDILAFIQQ; translated from the coding sequence CGTGACCACAGCCGATGGTGCGGAGATCTTCTTCAAGGACTGGGGCAGCCCGGATGCCCAGCCGATCGTGTTCCACCACGGGTGGCCGCTGTCGTCCGACGACTGGGACGCGCAGATGCTCTACTTCCTGGGCAAGGGCTACCGCGTCATCGCGACCGACCGGCGCGGCCACGGCCGCTCCTCGCAGATCGCGACCGGCCACGACATGGACCACTACGCCAGCGACATGAACGCGGTCGTCGAGCACCTCGACCTGCGCGACGCCATCCACATCGGGCACTCGACCGGCGGCGGTCAGGTGGCCCGCTACGTCGCCCAGTACGGCGAGCCGCAGGGGCGTGTCGCCAAGGCGGTGCTGGTCGCGGCGGTGCCGCCGCTGATGCTGCAGACCGAGGCGAACCCCGAGGGCACGCCGCTGTCGGTGTTCGACGGATTCCGCAGCGCTCTCGCCGCCAACCGCGCCGAGTTCTTCGAGGCCGTCGCGTCCGGCCCGTTCTACGGCTTCAACCGCGACGGCGTGACGCCGTCGCAGCCCGTGATCGACAACTGGTGGCGCCAGGGCATGACGGGCAGCGCGCTCGCGCACTACGAGGGCATCAAGGCCTTCTCCGAGACCGACCAGACGGAGGACCTGAAGGCGATCTCGGTGCCGGTATTCGTCATCCAGGGCGACGACGACCAGGTGGTGCCTTACAAGGCCGCGGCCCTCAAGCAGGCCGAGCTGCTCAGCAACGCGACCCTCAAGATCTACGAGGGCTACCCGCACGGGATGCTGACCACGCACGCCGACGTGATCAACCCCGACATCCTCGCCTTCATCCAGCAGTAA
- a CDS encoding glucosamine-6-phosphate deaminase has protein sequence MAEIVVVSDRADAGALVADEIAALVARRPDAVLGLATGSTPLPVYEALRPRLAGVDVSRVRGFALDEYVGIDPAHPESYRSVITREVVEPLGLDPARIRTPDGTLEGIEHHGEDYEEAIAHAGGVDLQILGIGTTGHIGFNEPGSSFASRTRVKTLTQRTREDNARFFDSIDDVPTHCITQGLGTILDARHLVLLAFGEGKAEAVAGAVEGPVTSSLPGSAIQLHPHVTVVVDEPAASRLAYADYYRYAYAHKPEWQGL, from the coding sequence ATGGCTGAGATCGTGGTCGTGTCCGACCGGGCGGACGCCGGAGCGCTCGTCGCCGATGAGATCGCGGCACTCGTCGCGCGGCGGCCCGACGCGGTGCTCGGGCTCGCGACGGGTTCCACGCCGCTGCCGGTGTACGAGGCGCTGCGCCCCCGGCTCGCGGGCGTCGACGTGTCCCGCGTGCGGGGCTTCGCGCTCGACGAGTACGTGGGCATCGACCCGGCGCATCCCGAGAGCTATCGATCCGTGATCACGCGCGAGGTCGTGGAGCCGCTCGGGCTGGATCCGGCGCGCATCCGCACGCCCGACGGGACGCTCGAGGGCATCGAGCATCACGGCGAGGACTATGAGGAGGCGATCGCCCACGCCGGCGGCGTGGACCTGCAGATCCTCGGCATCGGCACGACCGGTCACATCGGCTTCAACGAGCCGGGATCGTCGTTCGCGTCGCGCACGCGCGTGAAGACGCTCACGCAGCGGACCCGCGAGGACAACGCGCGCTTCTTCGACTCGATCGACGACGTGCCGACGCACTGCATCACGCAGGGCCTCGGCACGATCCTCGACGCCCGCCACCTCGTGCTGCTCGCCTTCGGCGAGGGCAAGGCCGAGGCCGTGGCCGGAGCCGTCGAGGGCCCCGTCACCTCGTCCCTGCCGGGGTCGGCGATCCAGCTGCACCCGCACGTCACGGTCGTGGTCGACGAGCCCGCCGCCTCCCGCCTCGCCTACGCCGACTACTACCGCTACGCCTACGCGCACAAGCCGGAGTGGCAGGGACTGTAG
- a CDS encoding L,D-transpeptidase yields the protein MTDVATKPEGVSDGSGAGDSANPATTVLAPGAENPDVQWAQVDPPKKRHLGLWLGFGIPLALIIAAAIVASLLLIGPGVRAGGASVGLMTPGMAAETVSTHLADAEFEVGGATLTGEQLGLSIDAGTVADQAHETYPAWNIGGWGQGQVSGPVAIDAEKATEALRTAVPDLYSESVNAEVVFDSDAGRYTTTPGEPGLGVDVDALAASITEALAAAPAEGGPIAIEAVQTEVEPAATTDEATAFATKLNDQADTAGFFLQDERAHGVPLTTVQSWMDIAPDPESGDFVVTPDMGAIEEAIKDLPEQVNQDVVNEEVVTNSAGDRLHVVKEGQDGYGITSTDGVADGVAESLKAGDMQFELQGEVVKFETITLFRRVEVDKSAGMTYMYEGPAAGQEKLVASYPVAFGKPGFDTQTGHFTVYGQLTQQNMGSCTPDGKLKPGGSYDYCTPNVKWVSYFNGDQGFHGTYWHSSFGPGNFLSHGCVNMTEAAAEHMYRFAQVGTEVWVHD from the coding sequence GTGACGGACGTGGCGACCAAGCCCGAGGGCGTGAGCGACGGCAGCGGGGCGGGCGATTCGGCGAACCCGGCCACGACGGTCCTCGCACCGGGCGCAGAGAACCCGGACGTGCAGTGGGCTCAGGTCGATCCGCCCAAGAAGCGGCACCTCGGTCTGTGGCTGGGCTTCGGCATCCCGCTGGCGCTGATCATCGCCGCCGCGATCGTGGCCTCGCTGCTCCTGATCGGCCCGGGCGTGCGCGCCGGGGGTGCGTCGGTCGGGCTCATGACCCCCGGCATGGCGGCCGAGACCGTGTCGACCCACCTCGCGGACGCCGAGTTCGAGGTCGGCGGCGCCACGCTCACCGGTGAGCAGCTGGGCCTGTCGATCGATGCGGGCACGGTCGCCGACCAGGCGCACGAGACGTACCCCGCGTGGAACATCGGCGGCTGGGGCCAGGGCCAGGTCAGCGGCCCCGTCGCGATCGACGCCGAGAAGGCCACCGAGGCGCTGCGCACGGCGGTGCCCGATCTGTACTCGGAGTCCGTCAACGCGGAGGTCGTGTTCGACTCCGACGCGGGCCGCTACACGACCACGCCCGGCGAGCCCGGCCTCGGCGTCGATGTCGACGCTCTCGCGGCGAGCATCACCGAGGCGCTCGCGGCGGCGCCCGCCGAGGGCGGGCCGATCGCGATCGAGGCCGTGCAGACCGAGGTCGAGCCGGCCGCCACCACGGACGAGGCGACCGCCTTCGCGACGAAGCTGAACGACCAGGCCGACACGGCCGGATTCTTCCTCCAGGACGAGCGCGCGCACGGCGTGCCGCTGACCACCGTCCAGTCGTGGATGGACATCGCCCCCGACCCCGAGTCGGGCGACTTCGTGGTGACGCCCGACATGGGCGCGATCGAGGAGGCCATCAAGGACCTTCCGGAGCAGGTCAACCAGGACGTCGTGAACGAGGAGGTCGTCACCAACTCGGCGGGCGATCGCCTGCACGTGGTCAAGGAAGGCCAGGACGGCTACGGCATCACCTCCACGGACGGCGTCGCGGACGGAGTCGCCGAGTCGCTCAAGGCCGGCGACATGCAGTTCGAGCTGCAGGGCGAGGTCGTGAAGTTCGAGACCATCACGCTGTTCCGCCGCGTCGAGGTCGACAAGAGCGCCGGCATGACGTACATGTACGAGGGCCCCGCCGCCGGCCAGGAGAAGCTGGTCGCGTCGTACCCCGTCGCGTTCGGCAAGCCCGGCTTCGACACCCAGACCGGCCACTTCACGGTCTACGGCCAGCTCACGCAGCAGAACATGGGCTCCTGCACGCCGGACGGCAAGCTGAAGCCGGGCGGCTCGTACGACTACTGCACGCCGAACGTGAAGTGGGTGTCCTACTTCAACGGCGACCAGGGCTTCCACGGCACCTACTGGCACAGCAGCTTCGGCCCGGGCAACTTCCTCAGCCACGGCTGCGTGAACATGACCGAGGCCGCCGCCGAGCACATGTACCGCTTCGCGCAGGTCGGCACCGAGGTGTGGGTGCACGACTGA
- a CDS encoding GNAT family N-acetyltransferase produces MTLNLVELSAATIVAVNTLSLKPGQEQFLAPVSYGIAATVINPSKAWQRVVLDGDDVVGFVSASFDEEAPSEHFRSVLLRINVDADDQGRGIGRFAVEALVEEVRRRGLDHLTVIYEAGEGGPEAFFRRVGFTPVDETEYGEVVAEIRI; encoded by the coding sequence ATGACGCTGAACCTGGTCGAGCTCTCCGCCGCGACGATCGTCGCGGTCAACACGCTGTCGTTGAAGCCCGGTCAGGAGCAGTTCCTCGCCCCCGTCTCGTACGGCATCGCGGCCACCGTCATCAACCCGTCCAAGGCGTGGCAACGCGTCGTGCTCGACGGCGACGACGTGGTCGGCTTCGTCAGTGCGAGCTTCGACGAGGAGGCGCCGTCGGAGCACTTCCGCTCGGTCCTGCTGCGCATCAACGTCGACGCCGACGATCAGGGACGCGGCATCGGCCGCTTCGCGGTCGAGGCGCTCGTCGAGGAGGTGCGCCGCCGCGGGCTCGATCACCTCACGGTCATCTACGAGGCCGGCGAGGGCGGCCCCGAGGCGTTCTTCCGCCGCGTCGGCTTCACACCGGTGGACGAGACGGAGTACGGTGAGGTGGTAGCCGAGATCCGCATCTGA
- a CDS encoding extracellular solute-binding protein produces MNKKALAGIGLLGAGALALAGCSASSAPGGETDAPAAESGELTVWVVGTDTPETAREYLVDTFESENEGWTLKLEEKTWADVSETYVAALQSNDTPDVVEVGNTQAIGFIDQGLFSDLSDIRGDLGELNPGLEEAGTYEDTFYAAPYYAGGRVVFYSPEIVDADSIPTTLEEYVAQGIEYKTDAMSGIYAPGRDWYNMLPYIWAHGGEIAVQDGDTWDAQFSSEESLQGLEMLQQVFAEATNAPADADETDAHVPFCAGETAFLSAPAWMQWSILAEPDAENPGCPDTFGKDLGAFALPGMTEGETAPIFAGGSNIGVAALSENQAMAKEVVKIMLSKGYQDLMAEGGLTPALLESAESLPDTPVAQAQAQALANSKGVPTSPDWAEVESSLVIQDSLVRIAQGEDVKAVAEALDAEIESILNG; encoded by the coding sequence ATGAACAAGAAGGCACTGGCAGGCATCGGCCTGCTCGGCGCCGGCGCGCTGGCGCTCGCCGGCTGTTCCGCGAGCTCGGCTCCCGGCGGCGAGACGGACGCGCCCGCGGCCGAGAGCGGCGAGCTCACGGTCTGGGTCGTCGGCACCGACACCCCCGAGACGGCGCGGGAGTACCTGGTCGACACGTTCGAGTCGGAGAACGAGGGCTGGACCCTCAAGCTCGAGGAGAAGACCTGGGCGGATGTCTCGGAGACGTACGTCGCCGCGCTGCAGTCGAACGACACCCCGGATGTCGTCGAGGTCGGCAACACGCAGGCCATCGGCTTCATCGACCAGGGACTGTTCTCCGACCTGAGCGACATCCGCGGCGACCTCGGCGAGCTCAACCCCGGGCTCGAGGAGGCCGGCACGTACGAGGACACGTTCTACGCGGCGCCGTACTACGCGGGTGGCCGCGTCGTGTTCTACTCGCCCGAGATCGTGGATGCCGACAGCATCCCGACCACGCTCGAGGAGTACGTCGCGCAGGGCATCGAGTACAAGACGGACGCGATGAGCGGCATCTACGCACCGGGTCGCGACTGGTACAACATGCTCCCGTACATCTGGGCGCACGGCGGCGAGATCGCGGTGCAGGACGGCGACACGTGGGACGCGCAGTTCTCGAGCGAGGAGTCGCTGCAGGGTCTGGAGATGCTGCAGCAGGTCTTCGCCGAGGCGACGAACGCGCCGGCCGACGCCGACGAGACCGACGCGCATGTGCCGTTCTGCGCGGGTGAGACGGCGTTCCTGTCGGCTCCCGCGTGGATGCAGTGGTCGATCCTCGCCGAGCCCGACGCCGAGAACCCGGGCTGCCCCGACACGTTCGGCAAGGACCTCGGCGCGTTCGCCCTCCCCGGCATGACCGAGGGCGAGACGGCTCCCATCTTCGCCGGCGGCTCGAACATCGGCGTCGCGGCGCTGTCGGAGAACCAGGCGATGGCGAAGGAGGTCGTCAAGATCATGCTGTCCAAGGGCTACCAGGACCTGATGGCCGAGGGTGGCCTGACCCCGGCGCTGCTGGAATCGGCCGAGTCGCTGCCCGACACCCCGGTCGCGCAGGCACAGGCCCAGGCGCTCGCCAACTCGAAGGGCGTGCCCACGTCGCCCGACTGGGCTGAGGTCGAGTCGAGCCTGGTGATCCAGGACTCGCTGGTCCGGATCGCGCAGGGCGAGGACGTCAAGGCGGTCGCCGAGGCGCTCGACGCCGAGATCGAGTCGATCCTCAACGGCTGA
- a CDS encoding family 20 glycosylhydrolase: MPLPLVPWPAAVTFVDAEGPVNPRLVTRPGRVDTAQDSEGFGPEGYRLRVTSDAIRIESSTPAGEFYARQTLAQLERPDGTVPAVDIRDAPRFPHRGVMLDVARHFHPVETVEAVIERAAALKLNALHLHLTDDQGWRLQLRSHPELTEIGSGSAIAGDPGGFYTGDDYTRIVAHAAAHHMIVVPEFDLPGHTHALGLSHPELVADPVLSDHIREVVEIYGGGLPERGVPYTGLAVGFSSLRADAPGLEPLLRDVFAELAELTPGPYLHFGGDEALGTSPEDYRRMVALAARLIAETGKTPVAWHEAGVADLPAGSVGQYWDYRLPRDDHAERARAFVANGGRLILSPADAIYLDMKYDADTPIGLTWADGATSVERSYDWEPSTLIPGVPESAILGVEAPLWSETVRTLADIDLLMFPRVASAAEAGWSAAAGTSERTWESFRERVAGLAEHWAAAGIGFHRATDVPWAQDAVSR; this comes from the coding sequence ATGCCGCTCCCCCTGGTGCCCTGGCCCGCCGCTGTCACGTTCGTCGACGCCGAGGGCCCCGTGAACCCGCGTCTGGTCACCCGCCCGGGGCGCGTCGACACGGCGCAGGACTCCGAGGGATTCGGCCCCGAGGGCTACCGGCTGCGCGTCACGTCCGACGCGATCCGCATCGAGTCGTCCACCCCCGCCGGCGAGTTCTACGCGCGCCAGACGCTCGCGCAGCTCGAGCGCCCCGACGGCACCGTGCCCGCCGTCGACATCCGCGACGCGCCGCGCTTCCCGCACCGCGGGGTGATGCTCGACGTGGCCCGCCACTTCCACCCGGTCGAGACGGTCGAGGCGGTGATCGAGCGGGCCGCCGCGCTCAAGCTCAACGCGCTGCACCTGCACCTCACCGACGACCAGGGCTGGCGCCTCCAGCTGCGCTCGCACCCCGAGCTGACCGAGATCGGATCCGGATCCGCGATCGCCGGCGACCCCGGCGGCTTCTACACGGGCGACGACTACACGCGCATCGTGGCGCACGCCGCGGCCCACCACATGATCGTGGTGCCCGAGTTCGACCTGCCCGGACACACACACGCCCTGGGTCTCAGTCATCCAGAGCTCGTGGCGGATCCCGTCCTCAGCGACCACATCCGCGAGGTCGTGGAGATCTACGGCGGCGGCCTCCCGGAGCGGGGCGTGCCGTACACGGGGCTGGCGGTCGGGTTCTCGTCGCTGCGCGCGGACGCGCCGGGGCTCGAGCCTCTGCTGCGCGACGTGTTCGCCGAGCTCGCCGAGCTCACTCCGGGGCCGTACCTGCACTTCGGCGGCGACGAGGCGCTCGGCACCTCTCCCGAGGACTACCGCCGCATGGTCGCACTCGCCGCGCGGCTGATCGCCGAGACGGGGAAGACCCCGGTCGCGTGGCACGAGGCGGGCGTCGCCGATCTTCCCGCCGGATCCGTCGGCCAGTACTGGGACTACCGGCTGCCGCGCGACGACCACGCCGAGCGGGCGCGGGCGTTCGTGGCCAACGGCGGGCGGCTGATCCTGTCCCCCGCCGACGCCATCTACCTCGACATGAAGTACGACGCGGACACCCCGATCGGCCTCACCTGGGCCGACGGCGCCACGAGCGTCGAGCGCTCGTACGACTGGGAGCCGTCCACCCTGATCCCCGGCGTGCCCGAGTCGGCCATCCTCGGTGTCGAGGCCCCGCTGTGGTCCGAGACCGTCCGCACGCTCGCCGACATCGACCTGCTGATGTTCCCGCGCGTCGCCTCCGCGGCCGAGGCCGGATGGTCCGCCGCCGCGGGGACGTCCGAGCGGACGTGGGAGTCGTTCCGCGAGCGGGTCGCCGGCCTCGCCGAGCACTGGGCCGCCGCGGGCATCGGCTTCCATCGCGCCACGGACGTCCCGTGGGCGCAGGACGCCGTGTCTCGCTGA
- a CDS encoding carbohydrate ABC transporter permease, which translates to MPRPTAPPTGVRSRGMRILFNVLAVIVFLCAVFPVYWMLNLSFTPGDQIIQRDQSLIPREPTLLNYVTAWTRPAAPGQTDFPNALRTSLTIVAIVVLCALLFAFLASIALARFRFVGRRTFIVAILVVQMIPGEGMMFTVYNLIDDMRLMNTLVGLSLVHIAAVIPFTIWTLRGFVAGVPAELEEAAQIDGCSKQGAFWRVTFPLLAPGLVATGIFAFMQSWNEFAMALLLMKDENLTLPTWLNSFQSATEATNYGAVLAGSTLICIPVVIFFLIVQGRMTGGLAAGAVKG; encoded by the coding sequence ATGCCGCGTCCCACCGCGCCGCCGACCGGTGTGCGCAGCCGCGGCATGCGGATCCTGTTCAACGTGCTCGCCGTGATCGTCTTCCTGTGCGCGGTGTTCCCGGTGTACTGGATGCTGAACCTGTCGTTCACGCCCGGCGACCAGATCATCCAGCGCGACCAGTCGCTCATCCCGCGCGAGCCGACCCTGCTGAACTACGTCACGGCGTGGACCCGGCCCGCCGCTCCCGGGCAGACCGACTTCCCGAACGCGCTCCGCACGAGCCTCACGATCGTGGCGATCGTCGTGCTGTGCGCGCTGCTGTTCGCCTTCCTCGCGTCGATCGCGCTGGCCCGGTTCCGGTTCGTCGGGCGGCGCACGTTCATCGTGGCGATCCTCGTCGTCCAGATGATCCCCGGCGAGGGGATGATGTTCACCGTCTACAACCTGATCGACGACATGCGCCTGATGAACACGTTGGTGGGCCTCAGTCTCGTGCATATCGCGGCCGTGATCCCGTTCACGATCTGGACGCTGCGGGGCTTCGTCGCGGGCGTGCCCGCCGAGCTCGAGGAGGCCGCGCAGATCGACGGCTGCTCCAAGCAGGGCGCGTTCTGGCGGGTGACGTTCCCGCTGCTCGCGCCGGGGCTCGTCGCGACCGGGATCTTCGCGTTCATGCAGTCCTGGAACGAGTTCGCGATGGCGCTGCTGCTCATGAAGGACGAGAACCTCACGCTGCCGACGTGGCTGAACTCGTTCCAGTCGGCGACCGAGGCGACCAACTACGGCGCGGTGCTGGCGGGCTCGACGCTCATCTGCATCCCCGTCGTCATCTTCTTCCTGATCGTGCAGGGCCGGATGACCGGCGGCCTCGCGGCGGGAGCCGTCAAGGGATGA
- a CDS encoding ROK family transcriptional regulator: protein MPPARTPSAPTIAAPRGRVARIKVLPEHARTHNRSLVLATLFHDGAMSRADLARATGLTRVTTSDLVGELVSDGLVVEQGTRQGSRPGKPAILVDLDREGLQVASLDLSDDREYRGAVIDLAGSVVARRALPRPADGDAEGALAAVHALSADLLAAAPGRVLGLGVGAPGIVASDGVVLNSPNLGWFDLPLQQDLRERLGVPVHVANDANVAVLAEHTLGGASGDVLVVKVGRGVGAGLLTRGELTRGARSAAGEIGHVTVGTDAGPLCVCGKHGCLESWLSIRSLEDRIARGADPDDVLRDAGERLAIAIAPIVGALDLSEIVLSGPADRLDGILRDTVIDTLRARTFLHEDVQVRMSAQGDDVVLRGAVVLILDGELGVS from the coding sequence ATGCCTCCTGCCCGCACCCCCTCCGCTCCGACGATCGCCGCCCCCCGTGGGCGCGTCGCGCGGATCAAGGTGCTGCCCGAGCACGCCCGGACGCACAACCGCTCGCTCGTGCTGGCCACGCTGTTCCACGACGGCGCCATGAGCCGCGCCGATCTCGCCCGTGCGACGGGGCTGACCCGGGTGACGACCTCCGACCTCGTCGGCGAGCTCGTGAGCGACGGGCTTGTGGTCGAGCAGGGCACGCGGCAGGGATCACGACCGGGCAAACCGGCGATCCTCGTCGACCTCGACCGGGAGGGACTGCAGGTCGCGAGCCTCGACCTCTCGGACGACCGCGAGTACCGCGGCGCCGTGATCGACCTCGCCGGCTCGGTGGTCGCGCGGCGCGCGCTGCCGCGCCCGGCCGACGGCGACGCCGAGGGCGCGCTCGCCGCGGTGCATGCGCTGTCGGCCGACCTCCTCGCGGCGGCGCCGGGCCGCGTGCTCGGCCTCGGCGTCGGCGCCCCCGGCATCGTCGCGAGCGACGGCGTCGTGCTGAACTCGCCGAACCTGGGCTGGTTCGACCTCCCCCTCCAGCAGGATCTGCGGGAGCGGCTGGGCGTGCCCGTGCACGTCGCGAACGACGCCAACGTCGCGGTGCTCGCCGAGCACACGCTCGGCGGCGCGAGCGGCGACGTCCTCGTCGTGAAGGTCGGCCGCGGCGTCGGCGCCGGCCTGCTCACACGCGGCGAGCTCACGCGCGGCGCCCGCAGCGCGGCGGGCGAGATCGGCCATGTCACGGTCGGAACCGACGCCGGGCCGCTGTGCGTGTGCGGCAAGCACGGCTGCCTCGAGTCGTGGCTGTCCATCCGGTCGCTCGAGGACCGGATCGCCCGGGGCGCGGATCCGGACGACGTCCTGCGCGACGCCGGCGAGCGCCTCGCGATCGCGATCGCGCCCATCGTCGGCGCGCTCGATCTGTCGGAGATCGTGCTCTCCGGCCCCGCCGACCGGCTCGACGGCATCCTGCGGGACACCGTCATCGACACGCTTCGCGCCCGCACGTTCCTCCACGAGGACGTGCAGGTGCGGATGTCCGCTCAGGGAGACGACGTCGTGCTGCGAGGCGCGGTCGTGCTGATCCTCGACGGCGAACTCGGGGTCTCGTAG
- a CDS encoding ROK family protein, producing MSVPKLVQSDTTSPSVLVEQQDRSSRGRSESRRPGLSAAAGAAPTRIGIDIGGSKAEAVAVGPSGAIVARTRRATERGSEGVLATARAAIADLGAADVASVGIGIPGQIVGGVVRNAVNLGVTELDLAGELERSLGVPVAVQNDVNAAALGAHALLARDEAVRPAGELFAYLNLGTGIAAGVVLDGRLWRGWGGTAGEVGHVSIDPAGPECPCGQRGCIETFAGGASVARRWGRGGDLPVRDVFDAADAGDPHALVLRSDLARGVAAAVHVLVLTMDPVAVVIGGGVARLGDRLLDVVRSELRERSARSAFLTSLRLPDRIELLPPDSAAGALGAALGGEVESRKALHG from the coding sequence ATGAGCGTGCCGAAGCTCGTGCAGTCCGACACCACCTCGCCCTCCGTGCTGGTCGAGCAGCAGGATCGCTCGTCGAGAGGGCGGAGCGAGTCGAGACGTCCCGGCCTCTCCGCTGCGGCAGGGGCCGCGCCCACCCGCATCGGCATCGACATCGGCGGCAGCAAGGCCGAGGCCGTCGCGGTCGGTCCCTCGGGCGCGATCGTCGCGCGCACCCGCCGCGCGACCGAGCGCGGGTCGGAGGGTGTGCTCGCCACCGCACGCGCAGCGATCGCGGACCTCGGGGCGGCGGATGTCGCGTCGGTCGGCATCGGCATCCCCGGGCAGATCGTGGGCGGCGTCGTGCGCAACGCGGTCAACCTCGGCGTGACGGAGCTCGACCTGGCGGGTGAGCTGGAGCGGTCGCTCGGGGTGCCCGTCGCGGTGCAGAACGACGTCAACGCGGCCGCGCTCGGCGCACACGCGCTGCTCGCCCGCGACGAGGCGGTGCGGCCGGCCGGCGAGCTGTTCGCGTACCTCAACCTCGGCACGGGCATCGCGGCGGGCGTCGTGCTCGACGGCCGGCTCTGGCGCGGCTGGGGCGGCACGGCGGGCGAGGTCGGGCACGTCTCGATCGATCCGGCCGGGCCGGAGTGCCCGTGCGGCCAGCGCGGCTGCATCGAGACGTTCGCGGGAGGTGCGTCGGTCGCGCGCCGCTGGGGCCGTGGCGGCGACCTGCCCGTGCGCGACGTCTTCGACGCCGCCGACGCGGGCGATCCGCACGCGCTCGTGCTGCGTTCGGACCTCGCTCGGGGCGTCGCGGCGGCGGTGCACGTGCTCGTGCTGACGATGGATCCGGTCGCCGTCGTGATCGGCGGCGGCGTCGCGCGGCTGGGGGACCGGCTGCTCGACGTCGTCCGGTCCGAGCTGCGCGAGCGCTCCGCGCGGTCCGCCTTCCTGACATCCCTTCGCCTGCCTGACAGGATCGAACTGCTCCCGCCCGACTCGGCGGCGGGAGCCCTCGGCGCCGCGCTCGGAGGCGAGGTCGAGTCGCGAAAGGCGTTGCATGGCTGA